A genomic region of Roseateles amylovorans contains the following coding sequences:
- the apbC gene encoding iron-sulfur cluster carrier protein ApbC, with protein MSQIQEATLLQALQQVVDINTGRDLVSTKQLRNLRVQGDSVSFDVELGYPAASQIDGLRAALVTAARTVTGVGNVSVSITSKIVAHAVQRGVQLLPGVKNIVAVASGKGGVGKSTTAANLALALAAEGAQVGLLDADIYGPSLPLMLGIQGRPESTDGQTMEPLVSHGLQLMSIGFLVEDDQAMVWRGPMATQALEQLLRQTRWKDLDYLVIDMPPGTGDIQLTLSQRVPVSGAVIVTTPQDIALIDAKKGLKMFEKVGVPILGVVENMAIHICSQCGHAEHIFGSGGGQRMADQYGQEMLGSLPLALSIREQADSGRPTVVADPDGPHAQAYKAIARKIAVKLAGQAKDYSSKFPTITISKTT; from the coding sequence ATGTCCCAGATCCAAGAAGCCACGCTGCTGCAGGCCCTGCAGCAGGTTGTCGACATCAACACCGGCCGCGACCTCGTCTCGACGAAGCAGTTGCGCAACCTGCGTGTGCAGGGCGATTCGGTGAGCTTCGATGTGGAGCTGGGCTATCCCGCCGCCAGCCAGATCGATGGCTTGCGCGCGGCCCTGGTGACCGCGGCCCGCACGGTAACTGGCGTGGGCAATGTCAGCGTCAGCATCACCAGCAAGATCGTCGCCCATGCGGTGCAGCGCGGTGTGCAACTGTTGCCCGGCGTGAAGAACATCGTGGCGGTGGCGTCCGGCAAGGGCGGCGTGGGCAAGAGCACCACCGCGGCGAACCTGGCGCTCGCCCTGGCGGCCGAGGGTGCGCAGGTGGGCTTGCTGGATGCGGACATCTACGGCCCCAGCCTGCCGCTGATGCTGGGCATCCAGGGTCGGCCCGAGAGCACCGATGGCCAGACGATGGAACCGCTGGTCTCGCACGGTCTGCAACTGATGTCGATTGGCTTCCTGGTCGAGGATGACCAGGCCATGGTGTGGCGCGGCCCGATGGCCACCCAGGCCCTCGAGCAACTGCTGCGCCAGACGCGCTGGAAGGACCTCGACTATCTGGTCATCGACATGCCGCCCGGCACCGGCGACATCCAGTTGACCCTGTCGCAGCGGGTGCCCGTCAGCGGCGCGGTGATCGTCACGACGCCGCAGGACATCGCCCTGATCGATGCGAAGAAGGGCCTGAAGATGTTCGAGAAGGTGGGCGTGCCGATCCTGGGCGTGGTCGAGAACATGGCCATCCACATCTGCAGCCAGTGCGGCCATGCCGAGCACATCTTCGGCAGCGGCGGCGGTCAGCGCATGGCGGATCAATACGGGCAGGAGATGCTCGGTTCGCTGCCCTTGGCGCTCTCGATCCGGGAGCAGGCCGACAGCGGTCGCCCCACGGTCGTTGCCGATCCGGACGGACCGCACGCCCAGGCCTACAAGGCCATCGCGCGCAAGATCGCGGTGAAGCTCGCCGGTCAGGCGAAGGACTATTCGTCCAAGTTCCCGACCATCACCATCTCCAAGACCACCTGA